A window of Verrucomicrobiia bacterium genomic DNA:
CTAGTGCACCCATAAGCCCACCGCGAGCTGCCTTGAATGCTTCGGCATGGGTTTTGAGTTCCGTAAGCTCGGCCAAAAAGATGCCGGCAAAAAGCCCGGCAAAGCCTAGAATGGGAGTCCCGATGGCGGTGCCTGCAACCATGCCGGTCAGACCAAAAATGGCAGCTTTCTTACTGGCACCTCCCCAGCGGGCACCTAAAATGCCGGCTAGCTGGTCAACGGCAATGCCAGCCACCGTAATGAATCCTAAGAGCACGAGTTCCCAACCCGTAAGCCTCGTGAAATGAGTGACAATGGCGTATGTCAGGCTGACCAGGAACATGTACAAAAGGGCCGGGATGACCGGTACAAAGGCCATGCCAAGGCCAGGCAGGAGCAATAGAATGGTGATAACAAGCGCGGTGTTCATGCCAGGCCTTCAATGACATCGCGCCAGCTGGCAGGGTCACTTTCTTGAATGGAATGCCATAGTTGGCGGGCGGAGTCGGTAAAGAACTCGTCAACAATCACTTTGCGCTTCTCTTCCCACAGCTTCATGTCGTGGCCACGGGCTGCCAGTTCACGAATCTCCAAGTCGACGTCTAGGCGGTCTGCGTCCTTCACAATTTTGGCCTCAATAGTGTCACGTTCCAGATAAACCTTGAGTACCTCAATGTACTCCTCTAGCGAGGTACCGGTAAACATATCGTGAATGGCCCGCTCCTCGTCTATCTCTACGTACTTTTTCTGTACGGGGGTCAGGTCGCCGGTCAGGCTTTCTGCCAAATCATGGACGATGGCCATCTTGAGGATGATCTCATCGTTTGCCCCACCTTCCATTTTGGAAAGCATAAGGCCGATGAAAGCTACGCGGAGCGTGTGTTCCAAGTCCGTGGCAACATCGGTACCAAAATACTGGCGCCAAGAACGTTGGACATGGCGAAGGCTCCCCAGTTGGTAGAGAAAATGTAAGTTACGCGCGTTCGCGGACGATTCCTTCATATCCATGTGCTTCTAATTGATGGGCAAGTTCAGGTCCACCGCTCCGGACCACTGCGCCTTCTTTCACAATGTGGACGTAGTCGGGTTTGATGTAGTTCAAAAGGCGCTGGTAGTGCGTAATAACGAGGACGGTTGTTTCCGGTTGCTCAGTGCGGAGGGTGTGCACGGCTTCGGCCACAAACTTCATGGCATCAATATCCAAGCCGGAATCAATCTCATCGAGGATTACCACCTTGGGCTTCAGCATGAGCATTTGGAGCATCTCCAGGCGCTTCTTTTCGCCACCTGAGAACCCATCGTTTACGCTCCGCTCCGCAAAGGAGAGCGGGATGCCGAGGAGCTTCATGCGCTCACGCAGTTCCCGGATAAAAGGCGCCACTCCCACCGGGGTTTCGCCACGGGCTTTCTGGAGGGATTGAACGGCAAGGCGCAAGAAGTGGGAAACCGATACACCAGGTATGGCAGCGGGATACTGAAAGGCTAAAAAGACCCCCGCCTGCGCGCGTTCGGAAGGTGAAAGTTCTAGGATATTTACATCGCCAAGCAGTGCCTCTCCCCCGGTGACTTCGTAACTGGGATGGCCGGCAAGGGCATGGGCGAGAGTAGATTTCCCTGAGCCGTTTGGCCCCATGAGCGCATGAACGCTGCCCTTCTCAGTAGAAAGGGAGAATTCACGGAGAATGGCATTCCCCTCAACGGTAACGGAAAGGTTTTTAACGCTGAACATACTGGAGGGGGGTGGCTGGTGCGTCGTGGGTGACAGGCTCGTCGTTGACGGCAATGACATCGGAAATCTCCTCACATTTGATCATGAGCATTTCCTTAAGGCCGTATTCCAAGGTGACATCGGCGGCAGAGCAGCCAACGCAAGCGCCCTTGAAGCGAAGGGACACAATGTTGTCACTGGAAACGTCGACAAGTTCAATGGCTCCCCCGTGCATCCCAAGCATGGGCTGCACTTCGTTGAGAATCTGTTGAACACGTGTGTGGAGGCTGTCTTTCATGTCTCGCTCACCATACCAAAGGAGGCTTCTTCTGGCTATACTCCAGAGAGATGCTTAAAGAATGGTATATCAAAGCCCGTCTCTCCGAACTTGCTACCCGCACGGGGGTTAAGTTGGATTCGTGGCAGCAGGTGAAAGAAATGGCGGAGGTGAAGCAAATTATCCTCCCGAGTGCCCTTACTTTCTATACTGGGCAACCTACCGTCCGACAGTTTTTTGGCGTTGAAGACCAAACCTTGTCCACCAAGCAGAAAGTCCTGCATGTGGCGGGGAGTTTGGCGCGCTCTAGTAACAACCCTGTGCTCAAAGCCATTGTGCGGGCCGCCGAAGAGGCGGAGCTTACCCTGCGGGAAATAGATAGCGACACCATTGGGCAGACCGGCATGGTGGGCAAGCTTGATCGTACCTGGTTTGTGCTAGGCGACACGGCCACCATGGAGGCGGAGAACATTGAGCTGGGGGTCACCATCCAGACGCTAGCCCACCAGTTTGAGCTTGATGGAAAGTACACCCTCTTCTTGGCGCAGAAACAGCCCCGTCGGCTTTTGGGTATTTTTGCGTGTGAATACGAACTGCAAGGAGGGGTGACGGAATCCATCCAAATGCTTCGCAATATGGGGATAGAGCTAGTGCTGCTCACGGGTGCAAAGACCAGCATTGCCAAAGGCTTGGGTACCCGGCTTTCCCTTTCCCTTATCCATAGTGAGCTTTCCAGTACCGATAAAGAGCGGGTGCTCACCAGTCTCATCGCGCAGCAGCCTGCTACCTTTGTCCTGGGTTCCAAATGGGGTGGGCGACGGGTCAGGCGCATTGTTCTCGGCAAGGGTGAGGCAGGTGAGGGGGTGGCTGCGGTAGTCCGTGACCTAAGTCACTTGGCGACACTTGTAGCCGAAGCGCGTACACTAGTAGCAGCAAGTCAAAACAGTCCCCTTTGGCGTAACCTCTAACTTATGGCCTTTCGGTTTACCTCCAAGTTCACGCATCAGCCAAGCGCTTCCTCTGAAGCGGATAAGGTGGTGCGCGAAGCGATTGCGGGCGGGGAGCTGCCTTTTGCAGCGCTCCCCTATCAAGATGACACCACGGTGAATGGGATTGAGTCGCTTGCCCGTGAGCTGCGCGAGCGCTTTTCTGCTTTTGTGATTGTAGGGATAGGTGGGTCTGACCTAGGTGCACGAGCCGTTCACCGTGTGCTCAACCACCAGTTTTACAACCTGGTTAGCCCTAAGCGGCTTTTCTTTGT
This region includes:
- a CDS encoding DUF456 domain-containing protein is translated as MNTALVITILLLLPGLGMAFVPVIPALLYMFLVSLTYAIVTHFTRLTGWELVLLGFITVAGIAVDQLAGILGARWGGASKKAAIFGLTGMVAGTAIGTPILGFAGLFAGIFLAELTELKTHAEAFKAARGGLMGALAGYVVTIVLAFLFFITFLGLTFRG
- a CDS encoding HD domain-containing protein, coding for MKESSANARNLHFLYQLGSLRHVQRSWRQYFGTDVATDLEHTLRVAFIGLMLSKMEGGANDEIILKMAIVHDLAESLTGDLTPVQKKYVEIDEERAIHDMFTGTSLEEYIEVLKVYLERDTIEAKIVKDADRLDVDLEIRELAARGHDMKLWEEKRKVIVDEFFTDSARQLWHSIQESDPASWRDVIEGLA
- the sufC gene encoding Fe-S cluster assembly ATPase SufC, which produces MFSVKNLSVTVEGNAILREFSLSTEKGSVHALMGPNGSGKSTLAHALAGHPSYEVTGGEALLGDVNILELSPSERAQAGVFLAFQYPAAIPGVSVSHFLRLAVQSLQKARGETPVGVAPFIRELRERMKLLGIPLSFAERSVNDGFSGGEKKRLEMLQMLMLKPKVVILDEIDSGLDIDAMKFVAEAVHTLRTEQPETTVLVITHYQRLLNYIKPDYVHIVKEGAVVRSGGPELAHQLEAHGYEGIVRERA
- a CDS encoding NifU family protein, with product MKDSLHTRVQQILNEVQPMLGMHGGAIELVDVSSDNIVSLRFKGACVGCSAADVTLEYGLKEMLMIKCEEISDVIAVNDEPVTHDAPATPLQYVQR